The Henckelia pumila isolate YLH828 chromosome 2, ASM3356847v2, whole genome shotgun sequence genome includes a window with the following:
- the LOC140877064 gene encoding F-box only protein 8 yields the protein MSDGGGVRMRYDSAARIGHLEEILINIISRLPPKDAVACKTVAKHWLSMISEPKFANLQLSHSQKNPNYIICPYPKGSDIVTHLSLMDGDGTIYRTLPLPGFETISSPDMVCHLNGLICCVNEIDFDDVEIRLFNPITRELLLFPTGSPSLLPPSVGVVFDPDSTNYKVFRFFLDSIESGTCKCEVYASDSTEWKLVSEDVERPEPNPICPMCPYYVSVAGKMYWFEWSEPDPSYPLSILSVDLNDEFSIIMLPKAVNEWSFLIELEGFLALVWLDYPDLYAADVEDDPKPFLEVWKFEPLGWKLRASGALELDLLSIRDFNSVAARGNEIFFIIKTDESLCFCIFDLADGTLRMLDVGDTYDEYVPVAFPFVESLLKCSGD from the exons ATGTCTGATGGTGGAGGCGTCCGCATGAGATACGATAGTGCAGCTCGAATTGGACACCTTGAGGAAATCTTAATTAACATAATCTCAAGACTTCCTCCTAAAGATGCGGTGGCATGCAAAACTGTTGCAAAACATTGGTTAAGCATGATATCTGAACCAAAATTTGCCAACTTGCAACTCAGCCATTCCCAAAAGAACCCGAACTATATCATCTGTCCTTATCCCAAAGGATCTGATATTGTTACTCATCTGTCTTTGATGGACGGAGATGGAACAATATATAGAACCCTCCCGCTTCCTGGTTTTGAGACAATAAGTTCACCTGACATGGTCTGTCACTTGAATGGCCTGATATGCTGTGTGAATgaaattgattttgatgatgtAGAGATACGCTTGTTTAATCCTATTACTCGGGAGTTGTTACTATTTCCCACAGGGAGCCCATCCTTGTTACCTCCATCAGTAGGGGTTGTTTTCGACCCTGACAGCACCAACTATAAAGTATTTCGGTTCTTCTTGGATTCAATTGAATCTGGAACGTGCAAATGCGAAGTATATGCTTCTGATTCTACAGAATGGAAATTGGTTTCCGAGGACGTAGAACGGCCAGAGCCAAATCCCATCTGTCCCATGTGTCCTTACTATGTAAGTGTAGCTGGAAAGATGTATTGGTTTGAGTGGTCAGAGCCAGATCCTAGTTACCCCTTAAGTATCCTTTCAGTTGACCTGAATGATGAGTTTTCAATCATCATGCTTCCCAAGGCAGTGAATGAATGGAGTTTCTTGATTGAATTAGAAGGTTTTTTGGCTCTGGTATGGCTAGATTATCCAGATCTCTATGCCGCGGATGTGGAGGATGATCCGAAACCTTTCCTGGAGGTATGGAAATTTGAGCCCCTTGGGTGGAAATTGAGAGCCAGTGGTGCGCTTGAACTGGATCTGTTGTCAATCCGTGATTTCAATTCAGTCGCTGCTCGGGGCAACGAGATATTCTTCATAATCAAAACTGATGAATCCCTCTGCTTTTGCATCTTTGATCTGGCTGATGGAACTCTGAGGATGCTTGATGTGGGCGATACCTATGATGAATACGTCCCTGTTGCGTTTCCTTTCGTTGAAAGCCTCCTCAAAT GCAGTGGAGATTAA
- the LOC140877063 gene encoding transcription termination factor MTERF9, chloroplastic: MKMVAVLPFSLNYPKLPPCSHSVAVHIFAASLLNSGADPLSNSRAKKRRESEGCGSKTRVASSHSNPKILKTNRRSRHGQPLSPYDDEDDGGGGNDLDWDDDDDDSFSDDEFGEVKISEADRRRLKSRGTTDTREGNSRLHVDNVSFVPSSNSEPNRRGRSTGKNILGNVNKIDKNTSLHTNNSAGIGYSNADFKDKGAGSSAKGTFLHLLEELDLDKRYFPLLDYLSTFGLKESNFIQMYERHMPSLQINVESAEERLEYLLNVGVKHRDIKKIILRQPQVLEYTVENILKPHVAFLNSLGIPESRIGQIITVTPSLFSYSVENSLKPTVKYLLEEIGIQEDELSKVVQLSPQILVQRIDVSWNTRLSFLMKELEAPRQNIVKMVTKHPQILHYSIKDGLLSRINFLRSIGMHNSDILKVSTSLTQVFSLSLEGNLKPKYMYLVNELRNEVKSLTKYPMYLSLSLDQRIRPRHRFLVSLKKAPKGPFPLSSLVPTDECFCQQWAGTSLDEYLDFRQRLLLKDFAKKYERQ; this comes from the exons ATGAAAATGGTGGCGGTTCTCCCCTTCTCACTGAACTATCCCAAACTCCCGCCTTGCTCGCATTCTGTGGCCGTTCACATTTTTGCCGCGTCTTTGCTGAATTCTGGTGCAGACCCTTTGTCGAATTCGAGAGCTAAGAAGAGACGGGAAAGTGAAGGTTGCGGTAGTAAAACGCGTGTTGCGTCTTCGCATTCCAATCCGAAGATTTTGAAGACCAATCGACGGTCCAGGCACGGCCAGCCGTTGTCCCCGTACGATGATGAAGACGACGGGGGAGGCGGTAATGACTTAGATtgggatgatgatgatgatgattcatTTTCCGAC GATGAATTTGGAGAAGTTAAGATTTCTGAAGCAGATAGGCGACGGTTAAAGTCAAGGGGTACAACTGACACAAGAGAAG GCAACAGCAGGCTGCATGTAGATAATGTTTCATTTGTGCCATCGTCGAACTCTGAACCTAACAGGCGGGGCAGGTCAACTGGGAAGAATATCTTGGGCAATGTAAATAAGATAGACAAAAACACTTCTTTGCATACTAATAACTCGGCTGGAATTGGTTATTCAAATGCAGATTTCAAGGACAAG GGTGCAGGGAGCTCTGCTAAGGGCACGTTTCTCCATTTGTTAGAAGAATTAGACTTGGACAAAAGATATTTTCCTCTTCTTGATTATTTAAGCACTTTTGGACTTAAAGAATCTAACTTTATCCAAATGTACGAGAGGCATATGCCATCCCTTCAGATAAATGTTGAATCAGCAGAGGAAAGATTAGAATATTTGTTGAATGTGGGTGTTAAACATAGGGATATCAAGAAAATCATTTTAAGACAACCTCAAGTTCTGGAGTACACTGTGGAAAACATCTTGAAGCCTCATGTTGCTTTTCTGAATAGCTTGGGCATCCCAGAATCTAGAATAGGTCAGATAATTACTGTCACACCATCACTGTTTTCTTACAGCGTAGAAAATTCCTTAAAACCGACGGTGAAGTACTTACTAGAGGAGATTGGGATCCAAGAGGATGAACTAAGTAAAGTTGTGCAGTTAAGTCCTCAAATCCTGGTTCAGCGGATAGATGTTTCTTGGAATACCCGTCTCAGTTTTCTGATGAAGGAGTTGGAAGCACCTAGACAGAATATAGTCAAGATGGTCACTAAACATCCTCAAATCCTTCACTACAGCATTAAAGATGGTTTACTCTCTAGAATCAATTTCTTGAGAAGTATTGGTATGCACAATTCAGACATTTTGAAAGTGTCGACCAGTCTTACACAG GTTTTCTCTTTGTCCTTGGAAGGAAATCTGAAACCTAAATATATGTACTTGGTCAATGAGCTTCGAAACGAGGTCAAATCTCTGACCAAATATCCAATGTATCTTAGCTTGTCTTTGGACCAAAGAATCAGACCCCGCCATCGGTTTCTGGTCTCATTGAAGAAAGCTCCAAAAGGGCCATTTCCTTTGAGTTCACTTGTTCCTACTGATGAATGCTTTTGCCAGCAGTGGGCAGGGACTAGCTTAGATGAATATCTAGATTTTCGCCAGAGACTACTGCTCAAAGATTTTGCTAAGAAATATGAAAGGCAGTAG
- the LOC140877940 gene encoding uncharacterized protein → MGIDNAQLTPINTPLVGFSGKVVEALGEIALPLSLGSYPRRVTKMVKFLVVNASSAYNVILGRPSLNMFQAIGSTYHLNLKFPTSEGVGEAIGDSRLARKCHANILRDPASCKKRSRVEEISTQKRRHLRTDEPRSDREHTIESEVEGVKHLEATEALKRIEVTPGSPDKTLKIGTEMPSEIERMITTFIRENADIFSWESEPLPGITHEYALHQLNVDPRMKPVKQKKRSFGAEKNKHIMAEVENW, encoded by the coding sequence ATGGGGATAGACAATGCACAACTAACGCCCATCAACACTCCTCTAGTTGGATTCTCTGGAAAAGTAGTGGAGGCACTAGGAGAGATTGCACTTCCTCTCTCACTAGGATCTTATCCGAGAAGAGTTACAAAAATGGTAAAGTTCTTGGTAGTAAACGCCTCCTCTGCATATAACGTGATATTGGGACGCCCgagtctaaacatgttccaagcCATAGGATCAACTTATCATTTGAATTTGAAGTTTCCCACTTCGGAGGGAGTTGGAGAGGCAATTGGTGACAGCAGGTTGGCTCGTAAGTGCCATGCCAACATCCTGCGAGATCCAGCCAGCTGCAAGAAAAGGTCAAGGGTGGAAGAAATATCAACTCAGAAGAGAAGACATCTAAGGACAGATGAACCCAGAAGTGATAGAGAGCATACTATCGAAAGTGAAGTCGAGGGAGTAAAACATTTGGAAGCAACCGAAGCACTCAAAAGAATAGAGGTAACTCCAGGAAGTCCCGATAAAACTCTTAAGATTGGAACGGAGATGCCCTCTGAAATAGAACGGATGATAACAACGTTCATCCGAGAAAATGCGGATATATTCTCTTGGGAAAGTGAACCCTTGCCAGGAATAACACATGAATATGCCCTTCATCAACTTAATGTGGACCCCAGGATGAAGCCAGTAAAGCAGAAGAAACGATCTTTTGGAGCAGAAAAGAACAAGCATATTATGGCCGAAGTAGAAAACTGGTGA